One region of Paralichthys olivaceus isolate ysfri-2021 chromosome 12, ASM2471397v2, whole genome shotgun sequence genomic DNA includes:
- the LOC109636347 gene encoding uncharacterized protein C14orf132, whose protein sequence is MDLSFMAAQIPVMTGAFMDSSPNDDYSGEHSLFNSSASVHAAASAASVQGQQDESQSMSSDAIWLWIAIVATIGNIVVVGVVYACTF, encoded by the exons ATGGATCTGTCATTCATGGCTGCGCAG ATCCCGGTTATGACCGGAGCTTTCATGGACTCCTCACCCAATGATGACTACAGCGGCGAGCACTCGCTCTTCAACTCCTCGGCCAGTGTCCATGCCGCTGCCTCGGCTGCGTCCGTGCAAGGTCAGCAGGATGAGTCGCAGTCCATGTCCAGCGACGCCATCTGGCTCTGGATCGCCATTGTCGCCACTATTGGAAACATAGTGGTTGTGGGCGTTGTCTACGCCTGCACTTTCTGA